The Paramisgurnus dabryanus chromosome 6, PD_genome_1.1, whole genome shotgun sequence genome has a window encoding:
- the kif2c gene encoding kinesin-like protein KIF2C isoform X3, with protein MDPAFAKLLIGRTVSICRSNGRIHSATVKTVDVTKSAVNVEWFEGGMTKGKEVELNELEQLNSDLTQLRQLQPCHQEEPVSGPNTAPVMKITRSTRASELPLKSSRIPAASEVTQDLSSEEPATRRMTTRQTCSFRHPALPPAIPTASEERLSQDLPLSTVPKPLGYQRRLLSKPASPLLPAAEAICESEASKCAPMGPPSRRVSQMSETNKVANKRLSIARHPEPQKKGKFGDACRPNKQFYQMIEEYRENLVKVPMSLSDPVKPQRICVCVRKRPLNKKELAKKEIDVITIPGNGVMLLHEPKQKVDLTKYLENQTFHFDYSFDEDATNDLVYRFTAKPLVKTVFEGGMATCFAYGQTGSGKTHTMGGDFSGKSQNSSKGIYALAAQDVFALLRQKRYADMDLCPYVTFFEIYNGKVFDLLNKKAKLRVLEDDKQQVNVVGLQEVPVLSVEDVIKMIERGSACRTSGQTFANSSSSRSHAVLQVILRRRNILHGKFSLVDLAGNERGTDVSNNDRHTIVETAEINRSLLALKECIRSLGQNSEHIPFRMSKLTQVLRDSFIGENSRTCMIAMISPGMGSCEYTLNTLRYANRVKELNGVSKVPSVGNGSNLELSGEEEESSEDESVLPAFEAVSQVADLEERFYEELKGCNEIASSMECPSFDIVVNLPQIDTFMRKIQESYQALRSAIEAEQRVRMSPK; from the exons ATGGATCCTGCGTTTGCGAAACTGCTCATTGGACGTACTGTCAGTATATGTCGCAGTAATG GGAGAATACACAGTGCCACAGTGAAAACTGTCGATGTCACTAAATCCGCAGTGAATGTGGAATGGTTTGAAGGTGGAATGACCAAAGGAAAAGAG GTTGAACTAAATGAACTTGAGCAACTCAATTCTGACCTCACACAACTTAGGCAACTTCAACCATGTCATCAAGAAGAGCCTGTATCTGGCCCAAATACTGCACCTGTGATGAAAATTACAAGA AGTACCAGAGCATCAGAACTTCCTCTGAAGTCATCAAGAATACCTGCAGCATCAGAAG TTACTCAGGATTTATCATCTGAAGAGCCAG CCACCAGAAGGATGACCACACGTCAGACATGTTCATTCCGTCACCCTGCCCTCCCACCTGCAATCCCAACAGCATCAGAGGAACGTCTCTCTCAAGATCTTCCCTTATCTACAGTCCCCAAACCTTTAG GCTACCAGAGGCGACTTCTTTCCAAACCAGCGTCTCCTCTGCTACCAGCAGCTGAGGCTATATGTGAGAGTGAGGCATCCAAATGTGCTCCCATGGGTCCACCAA gCCGTCGTGTGTCTCAAATGTCGGAGACGAACAAAGTGGCAAACAAACGGCTGTCAATTGCAAGACACCCTGAGCCACAGAAAAAAGGAAAG TTTGGAGATGCATGTCGGCCTAACAAGCAGTTTTACCAGATGATTGAGGAATACAGAGAGAACCTGGTGAAAGTGCCCATGTCTTTGTCTGATCCG GTGAAACCTCAAAGAATATGTGTCTGCGTTCGCAAACGCCCTCTGAATAAAAAAG AGCTGGCCAAGAAAGAGATTGATGTGATCACCATCCCTGGTAATGGAGTCATGCTGTTACATGAACCCAAGCAGAAAGTGGACCTGACCAAGTACCTAGAGAATCAGACTTTTCATTTCGATTACTCATTCGATGAAGACGCCACCAATGACTTGGTGTACAG GTTCACTGCTAAACCTCTGGTTAAGACTGTTTTTGAAGGTGGTATGGCAACGTGCTTTGCATATGGTCAAACAGGCAGTGGAAAGACCCAT ACAATGGGTGGAGACTTTTCTGGAAAGAGTCAGAACAGCTCTAAAGGGATCTACGCCCTGGCAG CACAGGATGTGTTTGCCCTCCTGAGGCAAAAGCGATATGCCGATATGGACCTTTGCCCGTATGTGACCTTTTTTGAGATCTACAACGGAAAG GTGTTCGATTTGCTGAATAAGAAAGCAAAGCTACGTGTTCTGGAGGATGATAAACAGCAGGTCAATGTCGTTGGCCTGCAGGAAGTGCCTGTGTTATCTGTTGAAGATGTCATTAAGATGATTGAGCGGGGAAGTGCATGCAG AACGTCTGGCCAGACGTTTGCCAACTCCAGCTCTTCACGTTCACATGCGGTGTTGCAGGTAATCCTGAGGCGGCGGAATATCCTTCACGGGAAGTTTTCTCTGGTGGACCTTGCCGGAAATGAGCGTGGTACTGATGTCAGCAACAACGACCGGCACACCATAGTGGAGACCGCAGAGATCAACCGCAGCCTACTGGCTTTGAAG GAATGTATCCGGTCTTTGGGTCAGAACAGTGAACACATCCCATTTAGGATGAGCAAACTCACCCAGGTGCTTCGGGATTCCTTCATTGGAGAAAACTCCAGGACCTGTATG ATTGCAATGATCTCGCCGGGAATGGGCTCTTGTGAATACACTCTGAACACACTACGTTATGCAAACAG GGTGAAAGAACTTAATGGAGTGTCCAAGGTACCATCAGTAGGGAATGGTTCAAACCTAGAGCTTTCTGGAGAGGAAGAAGAATCTTCAGAGGAC GAGTCTGTTCTTCCTGCATTTGAGGCTGTTTCTCAGGTGGCTGATCTGGAAGAGAGGTTTTATGAGGAACTGAAG GGATGCAACGAGATTGCctcgtctatggaatgtccctcATTTGATATTGTAGTGAATTTACCACAGATTGATACATTCATGAGGAAAATACaag aATCATACCAGGCTTTGAGATCAGCCATTGAAGCAGAACAGAGAGTCAGGATGTCACccaaataa
- the kif2c gene encoding kinesin-like protein KIF2C isoform X4 yields the protein MDPAFAKLLIGRTVSICRSNGRIHSATVKTVDVTKSAVNVEWFEGGMTKGKEVELNELEQLNSDLTQLRQLQPCHQEEPVSGPNTAPVMKITRSTRASELPLKSSRIPAASEATRRMTTRQTCSFRHPALPPAIPTASEERLSQDLPLSTVPKPLGYQRRLLSKPASPLLPAAEAICESEASKCAPMGPPSRRVSQMSETNKVANKRLSIARHPEPQKKGKFGDACRPNKQFYQMIEEYRENLVKVPMSLSDPVKPQRICVCVRKRPLNKKELAKKEIDVITIPGNGVMLLHEPKQKVDLTKYLENQTFHFDYSFDEDATNDLVYRFTAKPLVKTVFEGGMATCFAYGQTGSGKTHTMGGDFSGKSQNSSKGIYALAAQDVFALLRQKRYADMDLCPYVTFFEIYNGKVFDLLNKKAKLRVLEDDKQQVNVVGLQEVPVLSVEDVIKMIERGSACRTSGQTFANSSSSRSHAVLQVILRRRNILHGKFSLVDLAGNERGTDVSNNDRHTIVETAEINRSLLALKECIRSLGQNSEHIPFRMSKLTQVLRDSFIGENSRTCMIAMISPGMGSCEYTLNTLRYANRVKELNGVSKVPSVGNGSNLELSGEEEESSEDESVLPAFEAVSQVADLEERFYEELKGCNEIASSMECPSFDIVVNLPQIDTFMRKIQESYQALRSAIEAEQRVRMSPK from the exons ATGGATCCTGCGTTTGCGAAACTGCTCATTGGACGTACTGTCAGTATATGTCGCAGTAATG GGAGAATACACAGTGCCACAGTGAAAACTGTCGATGTCACTAAATCCGCAGTGAATGTGGAATGGTTTGAAGGTGGAATGACCAAAGGAAAAGAG GTTGAACTAAATGAACTTGAGCAACTCAATTCTGACCTCACACAACTTAGGCAACTTCAACCATGTCATCAAGAAGAGCCTGTATCTGGCCCAAATACTGCACCTGTGATGAAAATTACAAGA AGTACCAGAGCATCAGAACTTCCTCTGAAGTCATCAAGAATACCTGCAGCATCAGAAG CCACCAGAAGGATGACCACACGTCAGACATGTTCATTCCGTCACCCTGCCCTCCCACCTGCAATCCCAACAGCATCAGAGGAACGTCTCTCTCAAGATCTTCCCTTATCTACAGTCCCCAAACCTTTAG GCTACCAGAGGCGACTTCTTTCCAAACCAGCGTCTCCTCTGCTACCAGCAGCTGAGGCTATATGTGAGAGTGAGGCATCCAAATGTGCTCCCATGGGTCCACCAA gCCGTCGTGTGTCTCAAATGTCGGAGACGAACAAAGTGGCAAACAAACGGCTGTCAATTGCAAGACACCCTGAGCCACAGAAAAAAGGAAAG TTTGGAGATGCATGTCGGCCTAACAAGCAGTTTTACCAGATGATTGAGGAATACAGAGAGAACCTGGTGAAAGTGCCCATGTCTTTGTCTGATCCG GTGAAACCTCAAAGAATATGTGTCTGCGTTCGCAAACGCCCTCTGAATAAAAAAG AGCTGGCCAAGAAAGAGATTGATGTGATCACCATCCCTGGTAATGGAGTCATGCTGTTACATGAACCCAAGCAGAAAGTGGACCTGACCAAGTACCTAGAGAATCAGACTTTTCATTTCGATTACTCATTCGATGAAGACGCCACCAATGACTTGGTGTACAG GTTCACTGCTAAACCTCTGGTTAAGACTGTTTTTGAAGGTGGTATGGCAACGTGCTTTGCATATGGTCAAACAGGCAGTGGAAAGACCCAT ACAATGGGTGGAGACTTTTCTGGAAAGAGTCAGAACAGCTCTAAAGGGATCTACGCCCTGGCAG CACAGGATGTGTTTGCCCTCCTGAGGCAAAAGCGATATGCCGATATGGACCTTTGCCCGTATGTGACCTTTTTTGAGATCTACAACGGAAAG GTGTTCGATTTGCTGAATAAGAAAGCAAAGCTACGTGTTCTGGAGGATGATAAACAGCAGGTCAATGTCGTTGGCCTGCAGGAAGTGCCTGTGTTATCTGTTGAAGATGTCATTAAGATGATTGAGCGGGGAAGTGCATGCAG AACGTCTGGCCAGACGTTTGCCAACTCCAGCTCTTCACGTTCACATGCGGTGTTGCAGGTAATCCTGAGGCGGCGGAATATCCTTCACGGGAAGTTTTCTCTGGTGGACCTTGCCGGAAATGAGCGTGGTACTGATGTCAGCAACAACGACCGGCACACCATAGTGGAGACCGCAGAGATCAACCGCAGCCTACTGGCTTTGAAG GAATGTATCCGGTCTTTGGGTCAGAACAGTGAACACATCCCATTTAGGATGAGCAAACTCACCCAGGTGCTTCGGGATTCCTTCATTGGAGAAAACTCCAGGACCTGTATG ATTGCAATGATCTCGCCGGGAATGGGCTCTTGTGAATACACTCTGAACACACTACGTTATGCAAACAG GGTGAAAGAACTTAATGGAGTGTCCAAGGTACCATCAGTAGGGAATGGTTCAAACCTAGAGCTTTCTGGAGAGGAAGAAGAATCTTCAGAGGAC GAGTCTGTTCTTCCTGCATTTGAGGCTGTTTCTCAGGTGGCTGATCTGGAAGAGAGGTTTTATGAGGAACTGAAG GGATGCAACGAGATTGCctcgtctatggaatgtccctcATTTGATATTGTAGTGAATTTACCACAGATTGATACATTCATGAGGAAAATACaag aATCATACCAGGCTTTGAGATCAGCCATTGAAGCAGAACAGAGAGTCAGGATGTCACccaaataa
- the kif2c gene encoding kinesin-like protein KIF2C isoform X1, whose translation MDPAFAKLLIGRTVSICRSNGRIHSATVKTVDVTKSAVNVEWFEGGMTKGKEVELNELEQLNSDLTQLRQLQPCHQEEPVSGPNTAPVMKITRSTRASELPLKSSRIPAASEVTQDLSSEEPATRRMTTRQTCSFRHPALPPAIPTASEERLSQDLPLSTVPKPLGYQRRLLSKPASPLLPAAEAICESEASKCAPMGPPKIETPQTRQHFSSLQRSNFGRRVSQMSETNKVANKRLSIARHPEPQKKGKFGDACRPNKQFYQMIEEYRENLVKVPMSLSDPVKPQRICVCVRKRPLNKKELAKKEIDVITIPGNGVMLLHEPKQKVDLTKYLENQTFHFDYSFDEDATNDLVYRFTAKPLVKTVFEGGMATCFAYGQTGSGKTHTMGGDFSGKSQNSSKGIYALAAQDVFALLRQKRYADMDLCPYVTFFEIYNGKVFDLLNKKAKLRVLEDDKQQVNVVGLQEVPVLSVEDVIKMIERGSACRTSGQTFANSSSSRSHAVLQVILRRRNILHGKFSLVDLAGNERGTDVSNNDRHTIVETAEINRSLLALKECIRSLGQNSEHIPFRMSKLTQVLRDSFIGENSRTCMIAMISPGMGSCEYTLNTLRYANRVKELNGVSKVPSVGNGSNLELSGEEEESSEDESVLPAFEAVSQVADLEERFYEELKGCNEIASSMECPSFDIVVNLPQIDTFMRKIQESYQALRSAIEAEQRVRMSPK comes from the exons ATGGATCCTGCGTTTGCGAAACTGCTCATTGGACGTACTGTCAGTATATGTCGCAGTAATG GGAGAATACACAGTGCCACAGTGAAAACTGTCGATGTCACTAAATCCGCAGTGAATGTGGAATGGTTTGAAGGTGGAATGACCAAAGGAAAAGAG GTTGAACTAAATGAACTTGAGCAACTCAATTCTGACCTCACACAACTTAGGCAACTTCAACCATGTCATCAAGAAGAGCCTGTATCTGGCCCAAATACTGCACCTGTGATGAAAATTACAAGA AGTACCAGAGCATCAGAACTTCCTCTGAAGTCATCAAGAATACCTGCAGCATCAGAAG TTACTCAGGATTTATCATCTGAAGAGCCAG CCACCAGAAGGATGACCACACGTCAGACATGTTCATTCCGTCACCCTGCCCTCCCACCTGCAATCCCAACAGCATCAGAGGAACGTCTCTCTCAAGATCTTCCCTTATCTACAGTCCCCAAACCTTTAG GCTACCAGAGGCGACTTCTTTCCAAACCAGCGTCTCCTCTGCTACCAGCAGCTGAGGCTATATGTGAGAGTGAGGCATCCAAATGTGCTCCCATGGGTCCACCAA aaatcgagactcctcagaccaggcaacatttttccagtcttcaaaggtccaattttg gCCGTCGTGTGTCTCAAATGTCGGAGACGAACAAAGTGGCAAACAAACGGCTGTCAATTGCAAGACACCCTGAGCCACAGAAAAAAGGAAAG TTTGGAGATGCATGTCGGCCTAACAAGCAGTTTTACCAGATGATTGAGGAATACAGAGAGAACCTGGTGAAAGTGCCCATGTCTTTGTCTGATCCG GTGAAACCTCAAAGAATATGTGTCTGCGTTCGCAAACGCCCTCTGAATAAAAAAG AGCTGGCCAAGAAAGAGATTGATGTGATCACCATCCCTGGTAATGGAGTCATGCTGTTACATGAACCCAAGCAGAAAGTGGACCTGACCAAGTACCTAGAGAATCAGACTTTTCATTTCGATTACTCATTCGATGAAGACGCCACCAATGACTTGGTGTACAG GTTCACTGCTAAACCTCTGGTTAAGACTGTTTTTGAAGGTGGTATGGCAACGTGCTTTGCATATGGTCAAACAGGCAGTGGAAAGACCCAT ACAATGGGTGGAGACTTTTCTGGAAAGAGTCAGAACAGCTCTAAAGGGATCTACGCCCTGGCAG CACAGGATGTGTTTGCCCTCCTGAGGCAAAAGCGATATGCCGATATGGACCTTTGCCCGTATGTGACCTTTTTTGAGATCTACAACGGAAAG GTGTTCGATTTGCTGAATAAGAAAGCAAAGCTACGTGTTCTGGAGGATGATAAACAGCAGGTCAATGTCGTTGGCCTGCAGGAAGTGCCTGTGTTATCTGTTGAAGATGTCATTAAGATGATTGAGCGGGGAAGTGCATGCAG AACGTCTGGCCAGACGTTTGCCAACTCCAGCTCTTCACGTTCACATGCGGTGTTGCAGGTAATCCTGAGGCGGCGGAATATCCTTCACGGGAAGTTTTCTCTGGTGGACCTTGCCGGAAATGAGCGTGGTACTGATGTCAGCAACAACGACCGGCACACCATAGTGGAGACCGCAGAGATCAACCGCAGCCTACTGGCTTTGAAG GAATGTATCCGGTCTTTGGGTCAGAACAGTGAACACATCCCATTTAGGATGAGCAAACTCACCCAGGTGCTTCGGGATTCCTTCATTGGAGAAAACTCCAGGACCTGTATG ATTGCAATGATCTCGCCGGGAATGGGCTCTTGTGAATACACTCTGAACACACTACGTTATGCAAACAG GGTGAAAGAACTTAATGGAGTGTCCAAGGTACCATCAGTAGGGAATGGTTCAAACCTAGAGCTTTCTGGAGAGGAAGAAGAATCTTCAGAGGAC GAGTCTGTTCTTCCTGCATTTGAGGCTGTTTCTCAGGTGGCTGATCTGGAAGAGAGGTTTTATGAGGAACTGAAG GGATGCAACGAGATTGCctcgtctatggaatgtccctcATTTGATATTGTAGTGAATTTACCACAGATTGATACATTCATGAGGAAAATACaag aATCATACCAGGCTTTGAGATCAGCCATTGAAGCAGAACAGAGAGTCAGGATGTCACccaaataa
- the kif2c gene encoding kinesin-like protein KIF2C isoform X2 encodes MDPAFAKLLIGRTVSICRSNGRIHSATVKTVDVTKSAVNVEWFEGGMTKGKEVELNELEQLNSDLTQLRQLQPCHQEEPVSGPNTAPVMKITRSTRASELPLKSSRIPAASEATRRMTTRQTCSFRHPALPPAIPTASEERLSQDLPLSTVPKPLGYQRRLLSKPASPLLPAAEAICESEASKCAPMGPPKIETPQTRQHFSSLQRSNFGRRVSQMSETNKVANKRLSIARHPEPQKKGKFGDACRPNKQFYQMIEEYRENLVKVPMSLSDPVKPQRICVCVRKRPLNKKELAKKEIDVITIPGNGVMLLHEPKQKVDLTKYLENQTFHFDYSFDEDATNDLVYRFTAKPLVKTVFEGGMATCFAYGQTGSGKTHTMGGDFSGKSQNSSKGIYALAAQDVFALLRQKRYADMDLCPYVTFFEIYNGKVFDLLNKKAKLRVLEDDKQQVNVVGLQEVPVLSVEDVIKMIERGSACRTSGQTFANSSSSRSHAVLQVILRRRNILHGKFSLVDLAGNERGTDVSNNDRHTIVETAEINRSLLALKECIRSLGQNSEHIPFRMSKLTQVLRDSFIGENSRTCMIAMISPGMGSCEYTLNTLRYANRVKELNGVSKVPSVGNGSNLELSGEEEESSEDESVLPAFEAVSQVADLEERFYEELKGCNEIASSMECPSFDIVVNLPQIDTFMRKIQESYQALRSAIEAEQRVRMSPK; translated from the exons ATGGATCCTGCGTTTGCGAAACTGCTCATTGGACGTACTGTCAGTATATGTCGCAGTAATG GGAGAATACACAGTGCCACAGTGAAAACTGTCGATGTCACTAAATCCGCAGTGAATGTGGAATGGTTTGAAGGTGGAATGACCAAAGGAAAAGAG GTTGAACTAAATGAACTTGAGCAACTCAATTCTGACCTCACACAACTTAGGCAACTTCAACCATGTCATCAAGAAGAGCCTGTATCTGGCCCAAATACTGCACCTGTGATGAAAATTACAAGA AGTACCAGAGCATCAGAACTTCCTCTGAAGTCATCAAGAATACCTGCAGCATCAGAAG CCACCAGAAGGATGACCACACGTCAGACATGTTCATTCCGTCACCCTGCCCTCCCACCTGCAATCCCAACAGCATCAGAGGAACGTCTCTCTCAAGATCTTCCCTTATCTACAGTCCCCAAACCTTTAG GCTACCAGAGGCGACTTCTTTCCAAACCAGCGTCTCCTCTGCTACCAGCAGCTGAGGCTATATGTGAGAGTGAGGCATCCAAATGTGCTCCCATGGGTCCACCAA aaatcgagactcctcagaccaggcaacatttttccagtcttcaaaggtccaattttg gCCGTCGTGTGTCTCAAATGTCGGAGACGAACAAAGTGGCAAACAAACGGCTGTCAATTGCAAGACACCCTGAGCCACAGAAAAAAGGAAAG TTTGGAGATGCATGTCGGCCTAACAAGCAGTTTTACCAGATGATTGAGGAATACAGAGAGAACCTGGTGAAAGTGCCCATGTCTTTGTCTGATCCG GTGAAACCTCAAAGAATATGTGTCTGCGTTCGCAAACGCCCTCTGAATAAAAAAG AGCTGGCCAAGAAAGAGATTGATGTGATCACCATCCCTGGTAATGGAGTCATGCTGTTACATGAACCCAAGCAGAAAGTGGACCTGACCAAGTACCTAGAGAATCAGACTTTTCATTTCGATTACTCATTCGATGAAGACGCCACCAATGACTTGGTGTACAG GTTCACTGCTAAACCTCTGGTTAAGACTGTTTTTGAAGGTGGTATGGCAACGTGCTTTGCATATGGTCAAACAGGCAGTGGAAAGACCCAT ACAATGGGTGGAGACTTTTCTGGAAAGAGTCAGAACAGCTCTAAAGGGATCTACGCCCTGGCAG CACAGGATGTGTTTGCCCTCCTGAGGCAAAAGCGATATGCCGATATGGACCTTTGCCCGTATGTGACCTTTTTTGAGATCTACAACGGAAAG GTGTTCGATTTGCTGAATAAGAAAGCAAAGCTACGTGTTCTGGAGGATGATAAACAGCAGGTCAATGTCGTTGGCCTGCAGGAAGTGCCTGTGTTATCTGTTGAAGATGTCATTAAGATGATTGAGCGGGGAAGTGCATGCAG AACGTCTGGCCAGACGTTTGCCAACTCCAGCTCTTCACGTTCACATGCGGTGTTGCAGGTAATCCTGAGGCGGCGGAATATCCTTCACGGGAAGTTTTCTCTGGTGGACCTTGCCGGAAATGAGCGTGGTACTGATGTCAGCAACAACGACCGGCACACCATAGTGGAGACCGCAGAGATCAACCGCAGCCTACTGGCTTTGAAG GAATGTATCCGGTCTTTGGGTCAGAACAGTGAACACATCCCATTTAGGATGAGCAAACTCACCCAGGTGCTTCGGGATTCCTTCATTGGAGAAAACTCCAGGACCTGTATG ATTGCAATGATCTCGCCGGGAATGGGCTCTTGTGAATACACTCTGAACACACTACGTTATGCAAACAG GGTGAAAGAACTTAATGGAGTGTCCAAGGTACCATCAGTAGGGAATGGTTCAAACCTAGAGCTTTCTGGAGAGGAAGAAGAATCTTCAGAGGAC GAGTCTGTTCTTCCTGCATTTGAGGCTGTTTCTCAGGTGGCTGATCTGGAAGAGAGGTTTTATGAGGAACTGAAG GGATGCAACGAGATTGCctcgtctatggaatgtccctcATTTGATATTGTAGTGAATTTACCACAGATTGATACATTCATGAGGAAAATACaag aATCATACCAGGCTTTGAGATCAGCCATTGAAGCAGAACAGAGAGTCAGGATGTCACccaaataa